A genomic segment from Janthinobacterium sp. 64 encodes:
- a CDS encoding glycoside hydrolase family 19 protein, with translation MKTRQSSRLATPFMAGLLGSALLACGGNSTTEPPSTLLAATIASDSCAAWSAAAVYTAGQCAVYDGKVYRAKWWVQGTAPGNDQWGPWSLDSSTPTPTPTPTPTPTPTPTPTPTPTPTPTPTPGVPTKAQAEANEAALTNNDFFRKVKASIRTLGNAAVEAVQPGLASNPLNVKRVERLLPAAKWDYYFAARDASYTYQRFLQAVAKFPAVCDDYGDGRNADAICRHSLATMFAHFGQETGDHNASSPLPQWRQGLKYLRELGCDETGAGCGYNIECADPVFNKVWTCGTNADGSFKKYFGRGAKQLSYNYNYGPFSQAMHDGDQTVLLKNPDLVASTWLNLASATFFFVYPQPPKPSMLHVLDGTWVPNAADTAAGAGNNFATTIMIINAECGQGTEKQAAQNRIDYYKQFAADMGWDYSGEQLSCANMQRFTPASSASYNIYWEKNWSAGGENQCQLVSYQTPYSALLAGNYVKCVEANWNVKLQ, from the coding sequence GTGAAGACACGGCAATCAAGCCGGCTGGCTACGCCATTCATGGCTGGCCTGCTGGGCAGCGCGCTGCTCGCTTGCGGCGGCAATTCCACCACCGAACCCCCATCGACCCTGCTGGCCGCGACCATCGCCAGCGACAGTTGCGCCGCCTGGAGCGCCGCTGCCGTCTACACGGCAGGCCAGTGCGCCGTCTACGACGGCAAGGTCTACCGCGCCAAATGGTGGGTGCAGGGCACGGCGCCGGGCAACGACCAGTGGGGACCTTGGAGCCTCGATAGCAGCACTCCAACCCCGACTCCAACCCCGACTCCAACCCCGACTCCAACCCCGACACCGACACCGACACCGACACCGACACCGACTCCCACGCCAGGCGTGCCCACCAAGGCCCAGGCCGAGGCCAACGAGGCGGCGCTGACGAACAACGATTTCTTCCGCAAGGTCAAGGCATCGATCCGCACCCTGGGCAATGCGGCCGTCGAAGCCGTGCAGCCTGGCCTGGCCAGCAATCCGCTCAACGTCAAGAGGGTCGAGCGCCTGCTGCCGGCGGCGAAGTGGGATTACTATTTTGCCGCACGCGACGCCAGTTATACCTACCAGCGCTTCCTGCAAGCCGTGGCCAAGTTCCCCGCCGTGTGCGACGACTACGGCGACGGGCGCAATGCGGATGCCATCTGCCGCCACAGCCTGGCCACCATGTTTGCCCACTTCGGGCAGGAAACGGGCGACCATAACGCCAGCAGCCCCTTGCCGCAATGGCGCCAGGGCTTGAAGTATCTGCGCGAGCTGGGCTGCGACGAGACGGGCGCTGGTTGCGGCTACAACATCGAGTGCGCCGACCCCGTCTTCAACAAGGTGTGGACCTGCGGCACCAATGCCGACGGCAGCTTCAAGAAATACTTTGGCCGCGGCGCCAAGCAGCTGTCGTACAACTACAACTACGGTCCGTTTTCGCAAGCGATGCATGACGGCGATCAAACGGTACTGCTGAAAAATCCGGATCTGGTGGCGTCGACCTGGCTGAACCTGGCCTCGGCCACGTTCTTCTTTGTCTATCCGCAACCGCCGAAGCCGTCGATGCTGCATGTGCTTGACGGCACCTGGGTGCCGAACGCGGCAGATACGGCGGCTGGCGCGGGCAATAACTTTGCCACCACCATCATGATCATCAACGCCGAATGCGGGCAGGGCACGGAAAAGCAGGCCGCGCAAAACCGCATCGACTACTACAAGCAATTTGCCGCCGACATGGGCTGGGATTATTCCGGCGAACAATTGTCTTGCGCCAACATGCAACGCTTCACCCCGGCCAGTTCCGCTTCCTACAACATCTATTGGGAAAAGAACTGGAGCGCCGGTGGCGAAAATCAATGCCAGCTGGTCAGCTATCAAACCCCGTACAGCGCCTTGCTGGCCGGGAACTACGTGAAATGCGTGGAAGCCAACTGGAATGTGAAGTTGCAGTAG
- a CDS encoding chitinase C-terminal domain-containing protein — MKSNALLMALLSGVLVACGGGGQDGTTATPNTLLAAVETCAIWDAATVYTGGQCVLYQGVSYKAKWWTQGNVPSATDQWGPWAVTDTPTPTPTPTPTPTPTPTPTPTPTPTPTPTPTPTPTPTPTPTACRPDGLISAVPNVPYCKVYDTNGREVLSNGLNRRIVGYFASWRTGADGSPTYLVNNLPWDKITHLNYAFASVDPATSKIAIGSGAANPDTGLTWPNVPAAAMDPSLPYQGHFNLLAQYKKKYPGVKLMISVGGWAGSGGFYTATTNADGSINTAGINTLADSMVAFVRQYNFFDGVDVDYEHPTTNNEAGNPNDFAASKPRLAGLMTSYNVLLKVLRQKLDEAAVQDNKYYLLTIAGSASGWVLRGEENMSGLKYLDYASLMSYDLHGAWNQYVGPNAALFDDGNDGELRAGNAYQYQNIGYLNTDWAYRYYRGAMQAGRINIGVPFYTRGWKDVTGGTNGLWGTTALTNSTVTCAGVKTCGMGATGIDNVWYDLDSQGKPTPGGGNPIWHALNLQNGIVPSYLDAYKVTDKALVGSYVPHYSSTMVAPWLWNATKKVFISTETTQSIAAKAQYIVNNNIGGVMIWEMAGDYAWDATRNGGKGEYFMGTTLTDVLYQAFRTAGAYGNKRAEIAMPGTAANVSITLGGWKLGDNNFPINPVMTVKNNTASTLPGGTVVEFDYPVSAPSDMSDQSGFGLTVINAGYTGPNNIGGFTKNYNRARFAIPAWQSLAPGGSVALTLNYRLPISGPANYTVTVGGTRYALTQEYPELPVALP, encoded by the coding sequence ATGAAATCGAATGCATTATTGATGGCCCTGCTCAGCGGTGTGCTCGTCGCTTGCGGCGGCGGTGGCCAGGATGGCACGACCGCCACCCCGAACACCCTATTGGCCGCCGTGGAAACGTGCGCCATCTGGGACGCCGCCACCGTCTACACGGGCGGCCAGTGCGTGCTTTACCAGGGCGTCAGCTACAAGGCTAAGTGGTGGACGCAGGGCAATGTCCCCAGCGCCACTGACCAGTGGGGCCCATGGGCCGTGACGGATACGCCGACTCCAACTCCGACGCCGACGCCAACGCCAACGCCAACGCCGACCCCGACCCCGACCCCGACGCCGACGCCGACGCCGACGCCGACGCCGACCCCAACGCCAACCCCAACCCCCACGGCTTGCCGCCCGGACGGCTTGATCTCGGCCGTGCCGAATGTGCCGTACTGCAAGGTGTACGATACGAATGGCCGCGAAGTGCTGAGCAATGGCTTGAACCGGCGCATCGTCGGCTATTTCGCCAGCTGGCGCACGGGCGCCGATGGCAGCCCGACTTACCTGGTGAATAACCTGCCGTGGGACAAGATCACCCACCTGAACTATGCGTTCGCCTCCGTCGACCCGGCCACATCGAAAATCGCCATCGGCAGCGGCGCGGCCAATCCCGATACGGGCCTCACGTGGCCCAATGTGCCGGCCGCGGCCATGGACCCATCCTTGCCGTACCAGGGCCACTTCAACTTGCTGGCGCAATACAAGAAGAAGTATCCGGGCGTGAAACTGATGATTTCCGTGGGCGGCTGGGCCGGCAGCGGCGGCTTTTACACGGCCACGACGAACGCGGATGGCAGCATCAACACGGCCGGCATCAACACCTTGGCCGATTCCATGGTGGCCTTCGTGCGCCAGTACAATTTCTTCGATGGCGTCGATGTTGATTACGAACACCCGACCACCAACAATGAAGCGGGTAATCCGAACGACTTCGCCGCCTCGAAGCCGCGCCTGGCCGGCCTGATGACGAGCTATAACGTGCTGTTGAAAGTGCTGCGCCAGAAGCTCGACGAAGCGGCCGTGCAGGACAATAAATACTATCTGCTCACCATCGCCGGCTCCGCCTCGGGCTGGGTCTTGCGCGGCGAAGAAAACATGTCGGGATTGAAATATCTCGATTACGCCAGCCTGATGAGCTACGACTTGCACGGCGCGTGGAACCAGTATGTGGGACCGAACGCGGCGCTGTTTGACGACGGCAACGATGGCGAACTGCGGGCCGGCAACGCCTACCAGTACCAGAACATCGGCTACCTGAACACGGACTGGGCCTACCGCTACTACCGGGGCGCCATGCAGGCGGGACGCATCAATATCGGCGTGCCGTTCTACACGCGGGGTTGGAAGGATGTGACGGGCGGCACCAACGGTCTGTGGGGCACGACGGCGCTGACCAATTCCACCGTCACCTGCGCAGGCGTGAAAACCTGCGGCATGGGCGCCACCGGCATCGACAATGTGTGGTACGACCTCGACTCCCAAGGCAAGCCGACGCCCGGTGGCGGCAACCCCATCTGGCATGCGCTGAACTTGCAAAACGGTATCGTGCCGAGCTATCTGGACGCCTATAAAGTCACGGACAAGGCGCTGGTGGGCAGCTATGTGCCGCATTACAGCAGCACCATGGTGGCGCCGTGGTTGTGGAATGCGACCAAGAAAGTGTTCATTTCCACGGAAACCACGCAGTCGATCGCGGCCAAGGCCCAGTACATCGTCAACAACAATATCGGCGGCGTGATGATCTGGGAAATGGCGGGCGACTATGCCTGGGATGCGACGCGCAATGGCGGCAAGGGCGAGTATTTCATGGGCACCACCCTGACGGACGTGCTGTACCAGGCTTTCCGCACGGCTGGCGCGTATGGCAACAAGCGCGCCGAAATCGCCATGCCGGGCACGGCGGCCAATGTCAGCATCACGTTGGGCGGCTGGAAGCTGGGCGACAACAACTTCCCCATCAACCCGGTGATGACGGTGAAGAACAACACGGCATCGACCCTGCCGGGCGGCACCGTGGTGGAGTTCGACTATCCCGTCTCGGCACCATCGGACATGAGCGACCAGTCCGGCTTCGGCTTGACGGTGATCAATGCCGGCTACACGGGGCCGAACAATATCGGCGGCTTCACGAAGAACTACAACCGGGCCCGCTTCGCGATTCCCGCCTGGCAATCGCTGGCGCCGGGCGGCTCCGTGGCGCTGACCCTGAATTACCGCTTGCCGATCTCGGGACCGGCCAATTACACGGTCACCGTGGGCGGCACCAGGTACGCCTTGACGCAGGAGTATCCGGAACTGCCGGTGGCCTTGCCGTAA
- a CDS encoding maltoporin, which translates to MNRIALKTLPALLLAIASASAMADPMYPSDAEGFHGYLRAGAGSNTSGGGGSQGCFGLGGNTMKYRLGNECDAYTEFGYTKSVAKSGGVNYLATIWVNAYAPNSDFGDNKLGIVKAYVEAQGLDFLNGGTAWIGKRFYYRPDIHMLDLQYINMNGTGAGLDRIPAGPGKFSYAFFKDNDIKIALPNGGVNTKSAVRQNFIFGEIPVNENGTLDLAATYIIGEGKDDVATGKRNNGWQLSAFHRQGKVFGGGNTFGVQYGVGPGTGNGAQFGASGDTNFGSDVKRTRIFNDMAIQPMANFGMEFVALWQKDESNAKGSSTWTSVGVRPVYAFTDNFKLVGELGTDRVTQAGGQPAKRLTKLTIAPTISAGPGLWSRPELRAFVTYGKWNDAATASVNASNNGGPIYNNNTSGTSYGFQVETWF; encoded by the coding sequence ATGAACCGCATTGCATTGAAAACCTTGCCTGCCCTGCTCCTGGCCATCGCCAGCGCTTCCGCCATGGCCGACCCCATGTACCCATCCGACGCCGAAGGCTTCCATGGCTACCTGCGCGCTGGCGCCGGCAGCAATACCTCGGGCGGCGGTGGTTCGCAAGGCTGCTTCGGCCTGGGTGGCAATACCATGAAATACCGTCTGGGCAATGAGTGCGACGCCTACACGGAATTCGGCTACACCAAGTCCGTCGCCAAGTCCGGCGGCGTGAACTACCTGGCCACCATCTGGGTCAACGCCTACGCGCCAAACTCCGATTTCGGCGACAACAAACTGGGCATCGTCAAGGCCTACGTCGAAGCGCAGGGACTCGATTTCCTGAACGGCGGCACGGCCTGGATCGGTAAACGCTTCTACTACCGTCCTGACATCCACATGCTGGATCTGCAATACATCAACATGAACGGCACGGGCGCCGGCCTGGACCGCATTCCTGCAGGACCGGGTAAATTCTCGTATGCCTTCTTCAAGGACAACGACATCAAGATCGCGTTGCCGAACGGCGGCGTCAACACCAAATCGGCGGTGCGCCAGAACTTCATCTTTGGCGAGATTCCCGTCAATGAAAACGGCACCCTGGACCTGGCCGCGACCTACATCATCGGCGAAGGCAAGGATGATGTCGCCACTGGCAAGCGCAATAACGGCTGGCAACTGTCGGCCTTCCACCGTCAAGGTAAAGTGTTCGGCGGCGGCAACACCTTTGGCGTGCAGTACGGCGTCGGTCCTGGCACCGGCAATGGCGCGCAGTTCGGCGCTTCGGGCGACACCAATTTCGGTTCCGACGTGAAACGCACGCGCATCTTCAATGACATGGCGATCCAGCCGATGGCCAATTTCGGCATGGAATTCGTCGCCCTGTGGCAAAAAGACGAGTCGAACGCCAAAGGTTCATCGACCTGGACTTCGGTCGGCGTGCGTCCCGTGTACGCGTTCACCGACAACTTCAAGCTGGTGGGCGAACTGGGCACGGACAGAGTGACGCAAGCGGGCGGCCAGCCAGCCAAGCGCCTGACCAAGCTGACCATCGCGCCGACGATCTCGGCCGGTCCTGGCTTGTGGTCGCGTCCTGAACTGCGCGCTTTTGTTACCTATGGCAAATGGAACGATGCGGCCACCGCATCGGTCAATGCGTCGAACAACGGCGGCCCGATCTACAACAACAATACCAGCGGCACTTCCTACGGTTTCCAAGTGGAAACCTGGTTTTAA
- a CDS encoding ABC transporter substrate-binding protein, with the protein MKRSAIAALCAGAFCFASSAIAATDLVIATVNNGHMIEMQKLSKFFEQANPDIKLKWVTLEEGVLRQRMTTDIATKGGQFDVMTIGLYETPIWGKKNWLIPIKPDARYDIDDLLPAIREGLSGDGKLYASPFYGESSMIMYRSDLVKKAGVTIEDRPSWNQLRDVAAKLHDPANGVYGICLRGKPGWGDNMALITTMANSYGGQLFDMQWKPQFTSKPWKDAVNMYVELMKKYGPPGAAANSFNENLALFNQGKCGIWIDATIAASFITDPKQSKVADKVAFAQSPIGVTERGANWLWIWSLAIPASSKHPNEAQRFINWATSPDYVKLVAKETSWANVPTGTRKSTYASAEFQKVAKFAAAEGKALATTRAVQSTMLPSPYVGVQFASIPEFQVIGVAAGQQMAAALLGKVTVEQALELSQQTAEREMRKGGYYK; encoded by the coding sequence ATGAAACGTTCCGCCATTGCCGCGCTGTGCGCCGGCGCCTTCTGCTTCGCTTCGTCCGCGATTGCCGCCACCGACCTGGTCATCGCCACCGTCAACAACGGCCACATGATCGAAATGCAAAAGCTCAGCAAGTTCTTCGAGCAAGCCAATCCCGACATCAAGCTCAAATGGGTGACCCTGGAAGAGGGCGTCTTGCGCCAGCGCATGACCACCGATATCGCCACCAAGGGCGGCCAGTTTGACGTGATGACCATCGGCCTGTACGAAACGCCCATCTGGGGCAAGAAAAACTGGCTGATCCCCATCAAGCCGGACGCCAGGTACGATATCGACGACTTGCTGCCCGCCATCCGCGAAGGCCTCTCTGGCGACGGCAAACTGTACGCGTCGCCGTTCTATGGCGAAAGCTCGATGATCATGTACCGCAGCGACCTGGTCAAAAAAGCGGGCGTGACGATCGAAGACCGTCCCAGCTGGAACCAGTTGCGCGACGTGGCGGCCAAGCTGCACGATCCGGCCAACGGCGTGTACGGCATCTGCCTGCGCGGCAAGCCGGGCTGGGGCGACAACATGGCGCTGATCACCACCATGGCCAATTCCTATGGCGGCCAGCTGTTCGACATGCAGTGGAAACCGCAATTTACCAGCAAGCCCTGGAAGGACGCCGTCAATATGTACGTCGAGCTGATGAAGAAATACGGCCCGCCGGGCGCGGCCGCCAACAGCTTCAATGAAAATCTGGCGCTGTTCAACCAGGGCAAGTGCGGCATCTGGATCGACGCGACGATTGCCGCCTCCTTCATCACGGATCCCAAGCAAAGCAAGGTGGCCGACAAGGTGGCGTTTGCCCAGTCGCCCATCGGCGTGACGGAGCGCGGTGCCAACTGGCTGTGGATCTGGTCGCTGGCGATTCCTGCAAGCTCGAAGCACCCGAACGAGGCGCAGCGCTTCATCAACTGGGCTACGTCGCCCGATTACGTGAAACTGGTGGCCAAGGAAACGAGCTGGGCCAACGTGCCGACGGGCACGCGCAAGTCGACGTATGCGAGCGCCGAGTTCCAGAAAGTGGCGAAATTTGCCGCCGCCGAAGGCAAGGCCCTGGCCACCACGCGCGCCGTGCAAAGCACCATGCTGCCGTCGCCCTATGTTGGCGTGCAATTCGCCTCCATTCCCGAATTCCAGGTGATCGGCGTGGCCGCCGGCCAGCAGATGGCGGCGGCGCTGCTGGGCAAGGTGACGGTGGAGCAGGCGCTGGAATTGTCGCAGCAGACGGCTGAGCGGGAGATGCGTAAAGGCGGGTACTACAAGTAG
- a CDS encoding carbohydrate ABC transporter permease produces the protein MKRIIPRTLLTPAVLAVSVISVIPLLITLYYAFVRYSMLDPSGHPFHGLANFHFFFTDASFLPALQNTFTLLFSVMLITVVLGTALGLLINEAFPGRAIVRVLLISPFLVMPAVNALMWKNMLLNPIYGLFAQISIFFGATPVDWLSAHPLFSIIMMVSWQWLPFACLIFMTALQSMDREQLEAARMDGATYLQQLRYLYIPHLGRAVSVVLMIEMIFLLSIFAEIFTTTGGGPGFDTTTITFMIYQQALLSYDVGAASAGALFAVLIANIAAFFLMRVIGKNLSK, from the coding sequence ATGAAACGCATTATCCCCCGGACTTTGCTGACGCCGGCCGTGCTTGCCGTCTCCGTCATTTCCGTGATCCCGCTGCTGATCACCCTGTATTACGCGTTCGTGCGCTATTCCATGCTCGATCCGAGCGGCCATCCATTCCATGGGCTGGCCAATTTCCACTTTTTCTTTACCGATGCCTCGTTCCTGCCAGCCTTGCAGAATACGTTTACTTTGCTGTTTTCCGTCATGCTGATCACGGTGGTGCTGGGTACGGCGCTGGGACTGCTGATCAATGAAGCGTTCCCCGGGCGCGCCATCGTGCGCGTGCTCTTGATCTCGCCGTTCCTCGTCATGCCGGCCGTGAACGCCCTGATGTGGAAGAACATGCTGCTCAACCCGATCTACGGCCTGTTCGCGCAGATCAGCATCTTCTTTGGCGCCACGCCCGTCGACTGGCTGTCGGCCCACCCGCTGTTTTCCATCATCATGATGGTCTCGTGGCAATGGCTGCCGTTCGCTTGCCTGATCTTCATGACGGCCCTGCAATCGATGGACCGGGAACAGCTGGAAGCGGCGCGCATGGATGGCGCCACGTATCTGCAGCAGTTGCGCTACCTCTACATCCCCCACCTGGGCCGCGCCGTCTCGGTGGTGCTGATGATCGAGATGATCTTTTTGCTGTCGATCTTTGCGGAAATTTTTACCACGACGGGCGGCGGTCCCGGCTTCGACACGACCACCATCACCTTCATGATCTATCAGCAGGCACTGCTGTCGTATGACGTGGGAGCGGCCTCGGCCGGCGCCCTGTTCGCCGTGCTCATCGCCAACATCGCCGCCTTCTTCCTGATGCGCGTCATCGGCAAGAATCTGTCGAAATAA